GTACATTGAGCGAAATTTTCCTAGGAATTTTCCTTAATGATGAGTTTGCAGCAACGTTTACTTTTTCTTGAACAACGCGATTTGATTGATACGGAGGTGCGCCATTGGGTACTTTTGGTGCGTGCGCATTTTGCCAAAAAATGGCAGCTCAATGTACATACCAAGCAAATGGGAATGTTATTCATTCATCTGGCAATGGCACTGGGGCGTATTCGGCGCGGCTATTGTGCCAATGCGCTGGATGATAGCATTTTCTGCGAAATGGAAAGTGCGGTGTTTTTTCCGCAAGTTTTAGCGCGCCATCAGGAAATGTTGCAACTATTACCTCTTGATATTCCTTTCAGCGAACAAACGCATTTGA
This sequence is a window from [Pasteurella] mairii. Protein-coding genes within it:
- a CDS encoding PRD domain-containing protein, with translation MMSLQQRLLFLEQRDLIDTEVRHWVLLVRAHFAKKWQLNVHTKQMGMLFIHLAMALGRIRRGYCANALDDSIFCEMESAVFFPQVLARHQEMLQLLPLDIPFSEQTHLIANLFSLALEQPQLLKTA